One genomic region from Yamadazyma tenuis chromosome 4, complete sequence encodes:
- the PIR3 gene encoding beta-1,3-glucan linked protein (EggNog:ENOG503NVXI; COG:S) codes for MKFVCLLSIVAIANAAAVSSDVWKSLTPTTTLGSSAHATSSLPGSYALSIRTISSADASGSVTGLAKRDDIVTQIDDGQIQQVTNEAVASVVNQISDGQIQLQTTATVLNQISDGQIQAQTTATVLNQISDGQIQAQTATVVNQISDGQIQQQTADVVNQIDDGQVQQQTSTIAAVNQISDGQIQQQTSTAAALNQISDGQVQAASTATVDAASQISDGQIQDATSTSEAPDTNVTETCVASGSLLLQLKDGILTDAKGRVGSIVANRQFQFDGPPPQAGAIYAAGWSVVPIDYKEDSKTKENADKGKRNELYKLALGAQTTFYKCLSGSFYNLYDQSIGGQCSEVEFVVLEAVEC; via the coding sequence ATGAAGTTTGTCTGTTTATTATCAATTGTTGCTATTGCCAACGCTGCTGCTGTCTCTTCTGACGTCTGGAAGAGCTTGACCCCAACTACTACTTTGGGTTCTTCGGCTCATGCCACCTCTTCTTTACCCGGATCTTATGCTTTATCCATCAGAACCATCAGTTCTGCCGACGCATCCGGTTCTGTTACGGGTTTGGCCAAGAGGGATGACATAGTTACTCAGATTGATGACggacaaattcaacaagtcactAACGAAGCTGTTGCTTCGGTGGTGAATCAAATTAGTGAtggtcaaattcaacttcaaactACCGCTACTGTCCTCAATCAAATAAGTGATGGTCAAATCCAAGCCCAAACTACTGCTACTGTCCTCAATCAAATCAGCGATGGACAAATTCAGGCCCAAACTGCTACTGTCGTCAACCAAATCAGTGACGGACAAATCCAACAGCAAACTGCTGACGTTGTTAACCAAATTGATGACGGTCAAGTACAACAGCAAACCTCCACTATTGCAGCCGTCAACCAAATCAGCGATGGACAAATTCAACAGCAAACTTCCACTGCTGCTGCTCTTAACCAAATAAGTGACGGTCAAGTACAAGCCGCTTCCACTGCCACTGTTGATGCTGCCAGTCAGATCAGTGATGGTCAAATTCAAGATGCTACTTCTACTAGCGAAGCTCCAGACACCAACGTTACTGAAACCTGTGTTGCCTCTGGATCTTTACTCTTGCAATTGAAGGACGGTATTTTGACTGATGCAAAGGGAAGAGTTGGTTCTATTGTTGCTAACAGACAATTCCAATTCGATGGTCCTCCACCACAAGCTGGTGCCATTTATGCCGCTGGTTGGTCTGTGGTTCCAATTGACTACAAGGAAGATTCtaaaaccaaagaaaatgcTGACAAGGGTAAGAGAAATGAATTGTATAAATTGGCTTTAGGTGCTCAAACAACTTTCTACAAATGTTTGTCGGGTTCTTTCTACAATTTATATGACCAAAGCATTGGTGGTCAATGTTCCGAAGTTGAATTCGTTGTGTTGGAAGCTGTTGAATGTTAA
- the MRM2_1 gene encoding 2' O-ribose methyltransferase (COG:D; EggNog:ENOG503NWAF): MQKKGVTPQILGVDLIRSSPPKGISFIQGDFLNPDVQSQIFGHFNNSPVNLILSDMMTNTTGIKDIDHLGSMDLCHSVLQLSQALLNKNGSVVMKFFMGKEQELIESKLREMFAKVYTFKPQSSRDESREQFFIGMKKRLRSSEEKD; the protein is encoded by the coding sequence ATGCAGAAAAAGGGAGTCACTCCTCAAATCCTTGGAGTGGACTTAATTCGGTCCAGTCCTCCAAAAGGAATATCATTCATTCAAggtgatttcttgaatCCAGATGTTCAGTCTCAGATATTTGGTCATTTTAACAATAGTCCTGTAAACCTAATATTAAGTGACATGATGACGAACACCACTGGAATCAAGGATATTGATCATCTTGGAAGCATGGATTTATGCCACTCGGTTTTGCAACTTTCACAAGCACTTCTTAACAAAAATGGAAGTGTCGTAATGAAGTTTTTCATGGGCAAAGAGCAAGAGTTGATCGAGAGCAAACTTCGAGAAATGTTTGCTAAGGTATACACGTTCAAACCCCAAAGTTCTCGGGATGAACTGAGAGAGCAATTCTTCATCGGTATGAAGAAACGGTTGAGAAGTAGTGAGGAGAAAGATTAG